In one Fusarium keratoplasticum isolate Fu6.1 chromosome 5, whole genome shotgun sequence genomic region, the following are encoded:
- a CDS encoding Mediator of RNA polymerase II transcription subunit 1 has protein sequence MATPTAMKHVASQQGRTPSQLAVATPPVSTPFSNPAHAVFSPRGPRSSPQQFKKSPASTLMAAQASNAPLNFDSPSTAAAMGALGIGAGLDIGLDNVGVGLGNLGALAEDDKLKRLETIIEVLNKKKGLVSEAGLERLAQRIGLDCLSEDHTAPDGRKRRTLVIAGSAIQLDIALDNNIVENISLAFPESAPSVTKHVDQASQILLRDLQLLPNQSPLTKTLDKFAINLERLAILDKLSIIPGLDCHEALAGIYVSLERLYQWDVAQLSQEPGINKSPSALSVAAMCTRHGFPIMHSRERVGLALQYWKTLRLIQPTTDKLASFAEKREKVWSLLIGCASMGGIGHLPVRVSEDWISKNVVTAEPTMDPRKPSLDWLEPDNVVLPPSEENKDAGMEMIQPDLSTARVPQVMFTVTFDPPVILPQNDWMRLHALANVSAPPIFGYPPTFDSLFFPVPPGSAQDPSELRTITRQRDVRVYDKDQKPFVKSHRNSLFIYKPIYSQVVTEMPFSHPRQLIDMLPLLRQYAFISTLLESSFGSETKEAEPLPKQGSAPTPAPKPNVASKNELADFMDLSPAAPETSASEEINLDVTLWVHPTPHLQVVFPFRNSTANVTLKVLEDGVVEVADENVIPQDENAKMKNKELTRSDLGRVLEHMEDLCKWTEWIRTRLA, from the exons ATGGCGACGCCAACAGCCATGAAGCACGTCGCCTCGCAGCAGGGCCGCACGCCCTCACAACTCGCTGTCGCAACGCCTCCCGTATCTACACCCTTCTCCAACCCCGCTCATGCCGTGTTTTCACCCCGAGGGCCGCGTTCGTCGCCGCAGCAGTTTAAGAAGTCTCCTGCTTCAACGCTCATGGCGGCGCAAGCCTCCAATGCGCCCTTAAACTTCGACAGTCCATCTACAGCGGCAGCTATGGGAGCCCTTGGTATTGGTGCTGGTCTTGATATTGGCCTCGACAATGTTGGCGTTGGCCTTGGGAATCTGGGCGCCCTTGCGGAGGATGATAAGCTGAAGCGTCTGGAAACCATTATCGAGGTCTTGAAC AAAAAGAAGGGACTCGTCAGCGAAGCCGGCTTGGAACGTCTAGCGCAGCGAATAGGACTCGACTGTCTTTCAGAAGACCACACAGCACCTGACGGCCGAAAACGAAGAACCCTTGTCATAGCAGGCTCAGCCATTCAGTTGGATATTGCGTTGGACAATAATATCGTCGAAAACATCTCGCTTGCTTTTCCAGAGTCTGCTCCCTCGGTCACCAAGCACGTCGATCAAGCAAGTCAGATCCTCCTCAGAGATCTTCAACTGCTTCCAAACCAAAGCCCATTGACTAAAACCCTCGACAAATTCGCCATCAATCTAGAACGACTAGCAATTCTAGACAAGCTCAGCATCATTCCAGGACTCGACTGTCATGAGGCTCTGGCAGGCATCTATGTGAGCCTGGAGAGACTTTACCAGTGGGACGTGGCCCAACTCAGCCAGGAGCCAGGAATCAACAAGTCGCCCAGTGCGCTATCCGTTGCAGCCATGTGCACGCGGCATGGGTTCCCGATTATGCACTCGAGAGAGCGAGTGGGCTTGGCTTTGCAGTATTGGAAGACCCTACGACTTATTCAACCAACAACCGACAAACTCGCTTCATTTGCCGAAAAGCGAGAGAAGGTCTGGTCACTCTTAATCGGTTGCGCTTCTATGGGTGGCATCGGTCATCTGCCTGTGAGGGTCTCTGAGGACTGGATTTCCAAGAACGTGGTGACGGCTGAGCCGACCATGGATCCCAGGAAGCCGAGCCTGGACTGGCTAGAGCCCGATAATGTTGTTCTGCCCCCATCCGAAGAGAATAAGGACGCCGGAATGGAAATGATTCAACCAGATCTCTCAACGGCAAGGGTACCTCAGGTCATGTTTACCGTCACGTTTGACCCTCCTGTCATTCTCCCTCAAAACGACTGGATGCGGTTGCATGCACTTGCGAACGTGAGCGCTCCGCCCATCTTTGGATATCCGCCCACCTTTGACAGCTTGTTCTTTCCTGTGCCTCCTGGCAGTGCTCAGGATCCCAGTGAGCTCCGGACAATCACTCGTCAGCGCGACGTCCGCGTATATGACAAGGATCAGAAGCCATTTGTCAAGTCTCACCGGAACTCGTTGTTCATCTACAAACCTATATATTCTCAGGTCGTTACCGAGATGCCCTTCTCTCACCCTCGCCAGCTTATCGACATGCTCCCCTTGCTTCGGCAATATGCTTTCATTTCAACCTTGCTCGAAAGCAGCTTTGGGTCCGAGACGAAGGAAGCTGAACCGCTACCCAAGCAAGGAAGCGCACCAACCCCTGCACCCAAACCCAATGTTGCCAGCAAAAATGAGTTGGCAGACTTTATGGACCTTTCTCCTGCAGCTCCCGAGACGTCGGCCAGTGAAGAGATCAACTTGGATGTCACTCTCTGGGTCCATCCTACTCCTCATCTGCAGGTCGTCTTCCCCTTCCGCAACTCGACGGCTAACGTCACGCTCAAGGTGCTCGAGGACGGAGTAGTGGAGGTGGCTGATGAGAACGTCATCCCTCAAGATGAAAacgccaagatgaagaataAGGAGCTGACGCGGTCGGACCTTGGCAGGGTGCTGGAGCACATGGAGGATCTCTGCAAGTGGACTGAGTGGATCCGTACACGTCTTGCTTGA
- a CDS encoding Methionyl-tRNA formyltransferase, with amino-acid sequence MLRLLTRSRSLLGRQSFPWRQCYSHAATRSSEPLRILFCGSDDFSCASLKAVYEEHSRNKDLIESLDVMVLPPKRMGRSFKTLREVPCKILAEELGLKIHQRETFTKWELPEATNLVVAVSFGLFVPPRILRSAKYGGLNVHPSLLPDLRGPAPIHHAILRGYQNTGVSLQTLDDKAFDHGTVLAQTPRPGIPIPPGCTVQELTSLLAPIGAQMLVQGLQDGVHIPPHQRVDWKAEDLRDRKLVHAPKVTKADGQINWGDWTADEFVRRVRVLGSIWTHAVNKKGQTKRLIFQDAEVASLMDPAVYGSRMSLHLNLEPGLEGPKYEALVTDQRDGSAIIHIPSGELIWVRKIKEEGKPERDATIVLKSFQ; translated from the exons ATGCTTCGTCTTCTcacgaggtcgaggtcatTGCTCGGCCGACAATCATTCCCATGGCGGCAATGCTACTCTCATGCagcgacaaggtcatcaGAGCCTCTACGGATCCTTTTCTGCGGCTCCGACGACTTCAGTTGTGCATCATTAAAGGCCGTATACGAGGAGCATAGTCGGAACAAGGATCTGATCGAGTCCCTGGATGTCATGGTTCTGCCCCCAAAGCGCATGGGCAGAAGCTTCAAAACACTCAGAGAAG TTCCCTGCAAAATACTAGCAGAGGAGTTAGGATTGAAGATCCACCAGCGCGAGACATTTACAAAATGGGAG CTACCCGAGGCCACgaacctcgtcgtcgctgttTCTTTTGGCTTGTTCGTCCCTCCTCGGATATTGAGATCGGCCAAGTATGGGGGCCTCAATGTGCATCCTTCTCTGCTCCCAGA CCTTCGAGGACCTGCACCAATCCATCATGCCATATTAAGAGGCTATCAAAACACCGGAGTTTCTCTCCAGACACTCGACGACAAAGCCTTTGACCACGGCACCGTGCTAGCCCAGACTCCTCGCCCAGGCATCCCAATACCCCCCGGCTGCACCGTCCAGGAGCTCACAAGCCTCCTCGCACCCATCGGAGCCCAGATGCTCGTCCAAGGCCTACAGGACGGTGTGCACATACCGCCTCATCAAAGGGTAGACTGGAAGGCCGAGGATCTCAGAGATAGGAAGCTCGTCCACGCGCCAAAAGTCACAAAGGCTGATGGGCAGATCAACTGGGGCGACTGGACGGCCGACGAGTTTGTACGGAGGGTGCGAGTCCTCGGGTCGATCTGGACGCACGCTGTCAACAAGAAAGGCCAAACCAAGCGGCTAATCTTCCAGGACGCCGAGGTCGCATCTCTGATGGATCCCGCCGTCTACGGCTCACGAATGTCGCTCCATCTGAATCTTGAGCCGGGGCTGGAGGGGCCCAAGTATGAGGCTCTTGTCACGGACCAGCGTGACGGGAGTGCCATCATCCATATCCCCAGCGGCGAGTTGATCTGGGTCAGGAAGATTAAAGAGGAAGGCAAGCCGGAGCGAGACGCGACGATTGTGCTCAAGTCTTTTCAATAG
- a CDS encoding Carboxypeptidase encodes MAFLSIPSPRRWVALLSLSLGPILGAADATPNSAADYYVRDLPGLPANGPNIKMHAGHIEVTPESHGNLFFWHFENQHIADKQRTVIWINGGPGCSSEDGAMMEIGPYRLKDKENLYYNNGSWGEFANLLFVDNPVGTGFSLVDTNAYVKELDEMADQFIQFLEKWFALFPQYDRDDIYIAGESYAGQHIPYIAKAILARNKKNPSKAWNLQGLLIGNGWISPVDQYPAYISFAHEKGIIEKGSDNDKKLQSALRGCERVIASSPGRVDYGECEEILKNILELTRDGNKCINMYDVRLKDTYPSCGMNWPPDLEYLTPYLGRKDVVDALHVSAMKSTGWTECNGAVGGAFTARKSKPAVELLPDILKEVPVLLFSGAEDFICNHLGTEELISKLEWNGGKGFEVTPGNWAPRRDWTFEGETAGFWQEARNLTYVLIYNSSHMVPFDLPRRSRDMLDRFMGVDISNIGGDPTDSRIDGEKGPETTVGGASNKTQSAAQDHQKQLDEAKWAAYQKSGEIVLVIVIIVVIAWGYFVWRERRKGAAYHALANHDNTSHSNGFRAKSQPGDLESAAFDESELDDLHGSTPATATSARFPVNRGDTQEKFVTKYAEPSS; translated from the exons atggccttcCTATCGATACCCTCTCCGAGGCGATGGGTCGCcctcctttctctctccctcggGCCAATCCTGGGCGCAGCAGACGCAACACCGAATTCAGCGGCAGATTATTATGTTCGCGACCTGCCTGGGCTCCCTGCGAATGGCCCTAATATCAAGATGCATGCTGG TCATATCGAAGTTACCCCCGAGAGCCACGGAAATCTGTTCTTCTGGCACTTTGAAAACCAGCACATCGCCGACAAGCAACGAACCGTCATCTGGATCAACGGCGGACCAGGATGCAGCTCCGAAGATggcgccatgatggagatTGGCCCCTATCggctcaaggacaaggagaacctCTACTACAACAATGGCTCCTGGGGCGAGTTTGCCAACCTCCTGTTCGTCGATAACCCTGTGGGCACTGGATTTAGTTTGGTCGACACCAATGCCTACGTGAAAGAActtgacgagatggccgATCAGTTTATCCAATTCCTCGAGAAGTGGTTCGCCCTCTTCCCCCAGTATGATCGCGATGAT ATCTACATCGCTGGCGAGTCCTATGCTGGACAGCACATCCCCTATATCGCTAAAGCCATCCTCGCCCGCAACAAGAAGAATCCCAGCAAAGCCTGGAACCTCCAGGGATTGTTGATTGGAAATGGCTGGATCTCCCCCGTGGACCAATATCCCGCCTATATCTCATTCGCTCACGAAAAGGGGatcatcgagaagggctCCGATAacgacaagaagctgcaATCTGCCCTGCGAGGCTGCGAAAGAGTCATTGCTTCCAGCCCTGGTCGCGTCGACTATGGTGAATGCGAGGAAATCTTGAAGAACATCCTTGAGTTAACCCGAGATGGCAACAAGTGCATCAACATGTACGACGTGCGGCTCAAGGACACCTACCCCAGCTGTGGAATGAACTGGCCCCCGGATCTGGAGTATCTGACTCCTTATCTCGGAAGAAAGGACGTCGTCGACGCTCTGCATGTCTCCGCGATGAAGTCTACCGGGTGGACAGAGTGTAATGGAGCTGTGGGCGGTGCCTTTACTGCCAGGAAGTCGAAGCCCGCTGTTGAACTTCTGCCAGATATTCTCAAGGAGGTCCCAGTCCTCCTTTTCTCTGGAGCCGAAGACTTTATCTGCAATCATCTTGGCACTGAGGAACTTATCAGCAAGCTGGAATGGAACGGTGGCAAGGGTTTTGAGGTTACCCCTGGAAACTGGGCTCCTCGTCGGGACTGGACCTTTGAGGGTGAGACTGCCGGTTTCTGGCAGGAGGCTCGAAACTTGACCTACGTTCTGATCTACAACTCGTCTCACATGGTCCCCTTCGACCTTCCCCGCCGTAGCCGGGACATGCTGGACCGCTTCATGGGTGTCGACATTAGCAACATCGGAGGCGACCCAACCGATAGCCGCATTGACGGCGAGAAGGGTCCCGAGACCACTGTGGGTGGCGCCTCCAACAAGACTCAGTCTGCCGCCCAGGACCATCAGAAGCAATTGGACGAGGCCAAGTGGGCGGCTTACCAGAAGTCTGGCGAGATTGTTCTTGTCATTGTCATCATCGTTGTCATCGCATGGGGCTATTTCGTCTGGCGCGAACGTCGCAAGGGAGCCGCGTACCATGCCCTTGCCAACCACGACAACACCAGTCATTCAAATGGCTTCCGGGCCAAGTCACAGCCAGGTGATCTGGAGTCGGCTGCTTTCGACGAGAGCGAGCTGGACGATCTGCACGGGTCAACGCCGGCCACTGCTACCAGCGCCAGGTTTCCTGTGAACCGTGGTGACACTCAGGAGAAGTTTGTCACTAAGTATGCTGAGCCTAGTTCATAA
- a CDS encoding Fe-S cluster assembly protein DRE2 — protein sequence MAPATLMIDPSDDFVMPVSKSVSPPKRTLLLAPPTLASHSSALSSVLADYDRSVTDLQMLDRLSAGLVKLPPSTYDLVLILADASSMLGESLALMNRAVLGPVAEALKPSGRLQSQDGNSLEESTLSKEAVLAGLVASRGGFEKPNYGDNEGAVTLKFGLKKKNQPAPLADGSVPLNLKKKKPVEVKPVVPAGVGFIDLSDDLDDDDLIDEDTLMTEEDLLRPINVPPECQPKAGKRRRACKDCSCGLAERLAKEDAEKRAEADKKLESVKLATDDLAEIDFTVQGKVGSCGNCSLGDAFRCDGCPYIGLPPFKPGEEVRLLNNDVQL from the exons ATGGCGCCTGCAACCCTCATGATCGATCCGAGCGACGATTTCGTCATGCCCGTCTCAAAGTCTGTCTCGCCACCCAAGCGGACGCTGCTTCTGGCTCCTCCCACTCTTGCCTCCCACTCTTCCGCCCTCTCGTCTGTCCTCGCCGACTATGACCGCTCCGTTACCGATCTCCAGATGCTTGACCGTCTCTCTGCGGGACTGGTCAAGCTGCCGCCTTCCACCTACGACCTCGTCCTGATCCTCGCCGACGCCTCGTCCATGCTGGGCGAGTCCCTGGCTCTGATGAACCGCGCCGTTCTTGGCCCTGTCGCGGAAGCCCTCAAGCCCAGCGGTCGCCTGCAGTCACAGGATGGAAATAGCCTGGAGGAGTCCACCCTGTCTAAGGAAGCGGTGCTGGCCGGCCTGGTGGCTTCGCGGGGAGGTTTCGAGAAGCCCAACTACGGCGACAACGAGGGAGCCGTCACCTTGAAGTTTGGTcttaagaagaagaaccagCCCGCTCCTCTTGCGGATGGTTCCGTTCCCCTCAatctgaagaagaagaagcctgtcGAGGTCAAGCCCGTGGTCCCCGCCGGTGTCGGCTTCATCGATCTTAGCGACGaccttgacgacgatgacctcatcgacgaggATACCCTCATGACAGAGGAAGATCTTTTGCGCCCCATCAACGTCC CTCCAGAGTGTCAGCCCAAGGCCGGCAAACGCCGTCGCGCTTGCAAGGACTGCAGCTGCGGCCTGGCCGAACGTCTTGCCAAGGAGGACGCTGAGAAGCGCGCCGAAgccgacaagaagcttgagagCGTCAAGTTGGCCACCGACGACCTTGCTGAGATCGACTTTACCGTCCAGGGCAAGGTTGGCTCATGCGGCAACTGCTCGCTGGGCGATGCTTTCCGATGCGACGGGTGCCCTTACATCGGCCTGCCGCCCTTCAAGCCCGGCGAGGAGGTCCGGCTGCTCAACAACGATGTGCAATTGTAA